Sequence from the Cellulomonas fimi ATCC 484 genome:
CGCCCCGTGCCCGATGCGGCAGGCCTGCGCGACGTGCAGCGCCTCGCCGATCGACGCCAGCCCGGACCCCTCGCCCGCGTGCACGGTCGTCGGGAGGTGCGCGTCGGCGAGCGCCTGGAACGCGGCGGCGTGCCGCGACGGCGGGAAGCCCTCCTCGGGCCCGGCGATGTCGAACCCGACCACGCCGTCGTCGCGGTGCGCGAGCGCGACGGCGGCGACCTCCTGCGCACGGTCGGCCTGGCGCATCGCGGACAGCAGGGTGCCGACGCGGATCGTGCGGCCCTGCGCCGCGACCTCGGCGACCCCCTCGGCGAAGCCCGCCTGCACGGCGTCGACGACCTCGTCGAGCGTGAGCCCGGCGCGCAGGTGCTGCTCGGGCGCGTACCGCGACTCGACGTACACGACGCCGTCCGCCGCGAGGTCCAGCACGGCCTCGCGCGCAACGCGGCGCAGCGCGTCCGCCGTCTGCATGACCGCGACGGTGTGCTCGAACGTCTCCAGGTAGCGCTCGAGGCTTCCCGAGTCGGCGGACTCGACGAACCAGCGGCCGAGCGCCTCCGGGTCCGTCGTGGGCAGCTCGTGCCCGATCTCGGCCGCGAGCTCGACGATCGTCGCGGGCCGCAGCCCGCCGTCCAGGTGGTCGTGCAGCAGGATCTTCGGCAGGCCCGGGACGAGGGCGACGAGCTGCGCCGCGGAGTCGTCGGCCGCGGGCGCGGCGGGGGTCGTCATGGCGTCACCGTACCGGTGTCCTCGCAGGTCGGCGCGGGCGTGCGAGCCCCGGCCGGGCCGGCCGCCCCACGGGTCGGGCGGCCGTCCGTGGTGCGCGTCACGCGAGGCCGTCCGGCTCGTCCTCGGCCGGCACCTCGGTGTCCTGCTCGACGACGTCGGCCTCGTCCGCGGAGCCCTCACGGTCCGCTCGCGCGAAGCCCGGCCGGTACTCCTCGGGGTCGTCCGTGTCGTCGACGGGGTCGTCGGTCAGGCGCAGCGGCGTCTCCGCTGCCACGGGTGCCAGGCCCGCGTCCCGCCACGCGTCGTCACCGGGGACGGTGCTCATGGGTCTCCTCCTCGCCGTCCGGGTGGGTCGCACCGCAGCGGCGGCGCGCCCGTCCTGCACTGCCCATCGTGCTCCGCGGGCGGTGCTCCCGCCACGGTTCGTCAGGCCTCGACGCGGTCCAGGACCAGCCGACGCTCCGGGACGACCGTCCCCGCGGGCGCGACGACGAGGCCGCCGTCGAGCGCCTCGCGCGCGCGCCCGAACCGCTCGGGGGTGTCCGTGTGCAGCGTGAGCAGCGGCTGCCCGGCGCGCACGGTGTCGCCGGGCCGCACGTGCAGCTCGACGCCCGCACCGGCCTGCACCGGGTCCTCCTTGCGCGCGCGTCCCGCGCCGAGCCGCCAGGCGGCGATGCCGACCGCGTACGCGTCGACCGACGCGACCACGCCGTCGGTCTCGGCGACGACCTGCTCGGTCTCGCGCGCGACCGGCAGGGTCGCGTCCGGGTCGCCGCCCTGCGCCGCGATCATGCGCTTCCAGACGTCCATCGCCCGCCCGTCGGCGAGCGCCGCCGCGGGGTCCGCGTCGGGGCGTCCGGCCGCGACGAGCATCTCGCGCGCGAGCGCGACCGTGAGCTCGACGACGTCGGCAGGGCCGCCGCCGGCGAGCACCTCGACCGACTCGCGGACCTCGAGCGCGTTGCCCGCGGTCAGGCCCAGCGGCGTCGACATGTCGGTGAGCAGCGCGACCGTCGTGACGCCCGCGTCGGTGCCGAGCTCGACCATCGTCTGCGCGAGCTCGCGCGCCCGGGCCTCGTCCTTCATGAACGCACCGGAGCCGACCTTGACGTCGAGCACGAGCGAGCCCGTGCCCTCCGCGATCTTCTTGCTCATGATCGAGCTGGCGATGAGCGGGATGGCCTCGACCGTGCCCGTGACGTCGCGCAGCGCGTACAGCTTGCGGTCCGCGGGCGCGAGGCCCGAGCCGGCCTGGCAGATGACCGCGCCGACCTCCTCGAGCTGGCGCATCGTCTCGTCGTTCGACAGCGCCGCGCGCCAGCCGGGGATCGACTCGAGCTTGTCGAGCGTGCCGCCCGTGTGGCCCAGGCCGCGGCCCGAGAGCTGCGGCACCGCGACGTCGAAGACCGCGACGAGCGGTGCGAGCGGCAGCGTGATCTTGTCCCCCACGCCGCCGGTCGAGTGCTTGTCGGAGGTCGGCCGCGACAGCGACGAGAAGTCCAGCCGCTCGCCGCTCGCGATCATCGCGGCGGTCCACCGCGCGATCTCGGCCCGGTCCATGCCGTTGAGCAGGATCGCCATCGCGAGCGACGACATCTGCTCGTCCGCGACGACGCCGCGCGTGTACGCGTCGACGACCCAGTCGATCTGCGCGTCGGTCAGGCGGTGCCCGTCGCGCTTGGCGACGATGACGTCGACGGCGTCGAACGGCTCGGTGGTGCTCATCGGTCGGCCTTCCTCGGCTTCGGCGCGCTCACGCACGGTCCTCCAGGTCCTGCGGACCGAACGCGTCCGGCAGCACCTCGGTCATCGGCTTGATCCCCGAGACCGTCTCCACGAGCAGGCGCGGACCGCCGTGCTCCCACAGCAGCTGGCGGCACCGCCCGCACGGCATGAGCACGTTGCCGTGCCCGTCCACGCAGGTGAACGCCACCAGCCGCCCGCCGCCGGACACGTGCAGGCCGGACACGAGCGCGCACTCGGCGCACAGGGTCAGGCCGTACGACGCGTTCTCGACGTTGCACCCGACGACGACACGACCGTCGTCGACGAGCGCGGCCACCCCGACGGGGAACTTCGAGTACGGCACGTACGCACGGTGCATGGCCTCGGTGGCCGCCGCGCGCAGCGCGTCCCAGTCGATCTCCACGGCGCTCACTCCTTGACGTACGGCTCGCCGGAGGCCGCGGGCGCGCGCGAGCGGCCGACGAGCCCGGCGACGGCCAGGATCGTCACGACGTACGGCAGCATGAGCATGAACTGGCTGGGCACGGGGGCGCCGACGATGCTGAGCGCACCCTCGAGGTTCGACGCGAAGCCGAACAGCAGGGCGGCCAGCGCGGCCCGGATCGGGTCCCAGTTGCCGAAGATGACGGCGGCCAGCGCGATGAAGCCGGCGCCCGCGGTCATCTCCTTGCCGAAGCTCGACACCGAGACCACGGTGTAGAACGCGCCGCCGACGCCCGCGATGCCACCGGCGATGAGGACGGCGCGCCAGCGCGTGCGCTCGACCTTGATGCCGACGGTGTCGGCCGCCTTGGGGTGCTCGCCGACGGCCCGCACGCGCAGGCCCCAGCGGGTCCGGCTCAGCGCGAACCACACGGCCGGGACCGCGAGGTACATGAGGTAGACGACGACGGTCTGGTTGAACAGCGCCGGTCCGATGATCGGGATCTTCGACAGCAGCGGGATCGCGATGCGCTCGAAGCGCGTCGTGTCGTTGAGCTGCTCGGCGCTCGGCACGAGGACCTGCGAGTAGAAGAAGCTCGTCAGGCCGATCACGAGCACGTTGAGCACGACGCCGACGATGACCTGGTTGACGCGGTACGTGATCGCGAACACCGCGAGCACCGCGGCGACGAGCACACCCGAGACGATCGCGGCGAGCAGGCCGAGCCACGGCGAGTCGGTCACCGAGCCCACGACCGCGGCCGTGAACGCGCCCGCGAGGAGCTGGCCCTCGATCGCGATGTTGACGACACCGGCGCGCTCGCCGATGACGCCGCCCAGCGCACCGAACACGATCGGCACGGCCAGCAGCACGGAGCCGCCGATGAGCCGCACGAACGGGATGTCGCGGTCGCTGCCCGCGGCCGCCCAGGCGAGGAACCCGAACAGGAAGACGACCGCGAACAGCACGGGCACCCACAGCGGCACGCGGCGGCCGCGGGCGGACAGCAGGCCGACGAGCAGCACGAGCAGGGCCATGACGACGACGCAGATCCAGGCCGTCGCCATGCCCGGCACGGACAGGTTCGGCAGCGTGAACAGGTCGCCGTCGGTCGCGAGGCGGAACGCCGCGTTGCCCGTGCGGGGCGCGAGGACGAGCAGGAGCGCGAACAGCGCGGTGACGACGCCGAAGCCGATCGTCGCCTTCCAGCTCACGACGGTGACGCGGCGGTGCTCGACCACCGCCTGGTCGGGGACCGGGGCCAGGGTCGTCATCGCTCCACCGCCGTCGTCGTGTCCTGCGTCTTCTTCGAGGTGCGTCGCGGGGCCGGTCGCTTGCGGTCCGGCTGCGGGAGCCGGAACACCGCGCGCACCAGCGGGGGCGCGGCGATGAACAGCACGATGAGCGACTGGACGACGAGCACGATCTCGATCGGGATGCGCTGCGAGGCCTGCATCGCCGAGCCGCCGGCCTTGAAGGCGCCGAACAGGAGGCTCGCGAACAGCACGCCGACGGGGTTGGACCCGCCGAGCAGCGCGACGGTGATCGCGTCGAACCCGATCCCGGCGTCGATGTCCGACCCGAAGCCGGTGGTGATGAGCCCGAGCACCTGCGTCGCTCCGGCGAGGCCGATGAGCGCGCCGGACGTGACCATCGCGAGGACGGTCGTGCGCGGGACGTGGATGCCCGCGACGCGCGCCGCGTGCGGGTTCTCACCGATCGCGCGGAACGCGAACCCGGCGCTCGACCGGTTGAGCAGCCACCACACGACGACGACCGCGACGAGCGCGAGCAGGAACCCGAGGTGCAGCGCGTAGCGCGCCCCGAGGAGGTCGGGCAGGACCGCGGTGTCCTTCATGGGCGGCGACTTGGGGTTCGCGGAGCCGGGCGCCTGCAGCAGGCCGGGCGTCGCGAGCAGGTAGGACAGCAGGTAGAACGCGACGTAGTTGAGCATGATCGTGACGATCACCTCGTGCGCGCCCGTGGTCGCCTTGAGCACGCCCGCGATGCCTGCCCAGAGCGCACCGGCGAGGATGCCGACGACGAGCGCCACGACGAGGTGCACGCCCGCGGGCAGGTCGAACGCGAAGCCGACCCAGCCGGCACCGGCCGCCGCCGCGAGCATCTGCCCGAGGCCGCCGATGTTGAACATGCCGGCGCGGAACGCGAGCGCGACGCCGAGACCCGCCGCGATGAGCGGGGTCGCGTACGTCAGGGACTGCGTGAGCGGGCGGATGCCGGTCGCGAAGTCGTCCGCGCGGAAGTCGTACACCGCGCCGCGGAACAGCGCCGCGTACGCGCCGCCGACCGCCTGGCCGATCGCCGCGAGGGTGTCGCCGGGCCGCGCGAAGAAGTACTGCGAGGCCTCCTGCACGCCCTCGTCGGTGAACGCGATCATGATCGAGCCCGCGAGCACGGCCAGCACGACCGCGCCGAGCGACACCGCCCAGCCGCCCGAGACGACGCGCTGGAACGCGTCCCCCCAGCGGCTGTCGCGCGTGTCCGGGACCTTGGCGGCGTCGTCGCCGCCTGCGTCGGTCACGACCGGGGTCGTGGGCTGCGTCGAGCCGCTCATGCGACGTCCGCCGCGTCCTGCGGGGCGATGCCGGCCATCATGAGGCCGAGCACGTCCCGGGGGGTGGTCGCGGGGACGATCCCCACGACGCGTCCTCGGTACATGACCATGATCCGATCTCCGAGCGCCACGGCCTCGTCGAGCTCGGTGGACACGACGATCACGGGGATCCCCGCGTCACGCGTCTCGACGATCCGCTTGTGGATGAACTCGATGGACCCCACGTCGACGCCGCGCGTGGGCTGCGCCGCGACGAGGAGCCGCAGGTCGCGCGACAGCTCCCGCGCGAGCACGACCTTCTGCTGGTTGCCGCCCGAGAGCCGCCCGACGGGCGTGTCGATGCCCTGCGTGCGGATGTCGAACTCGTCGACCTTCTCGCGCGCGAACGTGTCGCGCGCGCGCAGCTGCAGCGCGCCGCGGCGGACGAACGGCGGGCCGTCGGTCCGGTCGAGCACGAGGTTCTCGGCGACGGAGAACGAGCCGACGAGGCCGTCCTCGTTGCGGTCCTCGGGGACGAACCCGAGGCCCGCGTCGAGCACCTGCCGCACCGAGCGGCCGACGAGCTCGGCGCCGTCGAGACGGATCGAGCCCGTCACGTTGGGCTGGAGGCCACCGAGCGCCTCGGCGAGCTCGGTCTGGCCGTTGCCCTGCACACCCGCGACGACGAGCACCTCGCCGCCACGGACCTGGAAGCTCACGTCGTCGACCAGCACGGCGCCGCGGCTGTCGGTGACCTGCAGGTCCGTGACCTCGAGCAGCGACTCGCTGTGCTTCGGCGCGTCCTTGTGCACCGTCAGCTCGACCGCGCGGCCGACCATGAGCGACGCGAGCTCGGCGTCGCTCGCGGTGGGGCTCGCCTCGCCCACGACGGCACCGCGGCGCACGACCGTGATGCGGTCCGCCACCTCGCGGACCTCACGGAGCTTGTGGGTGATGAAGACGATCGCGGCGCCCGACTCCTTGAGCTGGCGCATGATCGTCATGAGCTCGTCGGTCTCCTGCGGCGTGAGCACCGCGGTGGGCTCGTCGAAGACGAGCACGCGGGCGTCCCGGGAGAGCGCCTTGATGATCTCGACGCGCTGCTGCACGCCGACGGGCAGGTCCTCGACGAGGGCGTCGGGGTCGACGTGGAAGCCGAACCGGGCGGCGATCTCGCGCACCTTCGCGCGGCCCGCCTCGAGGTCCAGCCTTCCCCCGGAGGAGGTCTGCTCGTGCCCGAGCATGACGTTCTCGGCGACCGTGAACACCGGGATGAGCATGAAGTGCTGGTGCACCATGCCGATGCCGGCGGCCATCGCGTCGCCGGGGCCCGCGAAGGCCTGCGGGACGTCGTCGAGCAGGATCTCGCCCTCGTCGGCCTGGTACAGGCCGTACAGGACGTTCATCAGGGTGGACTTGCCAGCCCCGTTCTCCCCGAGGAGGCAGTGGATCTCCCCGGGCTCGACCGTGAGGTCGATGTGGTCGTTGGCCACCAGCGCCCCGAAGCGCTTGGTGATGCCACGCAGCTCCAGCTTCATGTCGTGATCCTCGCGCGACGGTCGGTCTCGGCACGGCGACACGCTGCGGGGAGGCCGGTCCGACCTCCCCGCAGCGACGTCGTCACTCCGACAGGTACGAGGTGACGGTGACCTCGCCGTCGATGATCGCCTGACGCAGCGCGTCGACCTCCTCCATGAGGGCCGGGTCGACCTTGTCCTCGAAGTTGTGCAGCGGGGCCAGGCCCACGCCCTCGTTCTCGAGCGTGCCGACGTAGGCCTCGTAGTCGAAGCCCTCCTCGGCGGAGGCGAGCACGGCCTCGTACGTGGAGACGTCCATCTTCTTGAGGATCGAGGTCAGGACGAGGTCCTGCGTCGACGGGTCCGTCTCGAAGAAGTCGGCGTCCACGCCGATCAGCGCGATCTCACGGCCGGAGTCGGCGATGGCGTCCATCGCGGACTGGTAGATCGGGCCACCGACGGGCAGCAGGACGTCGACGCCCTGGTCGATGATGCCGGCCGCGACCTCCTTGGCGGAGTCGTTGGCCTCGAAGCCGCCCGTGAAGGAGCCCTGGTCGCCACCCTGGTAGCCGACGACCTGGACGTTGGTGCCCTTCTCGGCGTTGTAGTGCTCGACGCCCTGCTTGAAGCCGTCCATGAAGATCGTGACGGTCGGGTAGGGCTGGCCGCCGAAGGTGCCGACCTTGCCGGCCTCGGAGTAGCCCGCGGCGAGGTAGCCCGCGAGGAACGCGGCCTGCGCCGTGTCGTACAGGAGCGGCTTGATGTTCTCCGCGTCCTTGGTGCCGTCGAAGTCGTTGTCCGCGGCGTCGTCGACGAGGACGTAGCTGATGTCGGGGTTCGACGTGGCCGACTCGACCGTGTCGGCCGAGAGCGCGAAGCCGACGGAGACGATGGTGTTGCAGCTCTCGGAGACGAGGCTCTGCAGGTTGCCGGGGAAGTCGGCCGACGAGTCGGACTGGACCTCGGCGAACTCCGCGCCGAGCTCGTCGGCAGCCTTCTTGGTGCCCTCGTAGCTGAGCTGGTTGAAGCTCTTGTCGTCGAAGCCACCGGCGTCCGAGACGATGCAGGCCTTGAAGTCGGAGGCCGCGGCGTCGCCGGTGCCGGCCGTCTCCTCGGTCTCCTCGGGGGCGCTGCCACATGCCGCGAGGGTGAGGGCGACCGCCCCACCGAGTGCGGCCACACGGATGATCTTCTTCACGCGTCTCTCCTGATCTCGTCAGCCGACCGCCGGGACGGCAGGGGCCGCCGCCGGGCGGTCTCCTGCCCGGCGTCGATGCTCTGGACAGTAGTGAGCCGCAGGTGACGCGCTTGTTACCAGGCGGTATACGCCGAGGATCCGTTACCTAGTTGGAATGTCCGCCCAGGTGACGGACGGGCCGTACCGTCATGCGAGACGGACGAGTCGGACAGCGGGACGGGTCCGGCGTCGTGCCCGGTCAGCGCGGTCAGGCGCGCCCGGCGAGCACCGCCGCCCGCGCGAGCAGCAGCGCACCGGCCTCGACCGCGCGCTCGTCCACCCGCAGGTCACCCTGGTGGATGTCGTAGGTGCGGCCGCCCGGCGTCCGCGTGCCGAGCCGCGCCATCGCCCCGGGCACCTTCGTCAGGTACCAGGCGAAGTCCTCGCCGCCGAGCGACTGCTCCGTGAGCAGCACCGCGTCGGGGCCGAGCACGTCGCGCGCGGCCGCCTCCAGGACGCCCGTCGAGCGCTCCTCGTTCTCGACCGGCGGCACCCCGCGGTGGTGGCGGACCTCCGCCTCCAGCCCGAGCGGCGCGACGACCTGCTCCACCGCGGAGTGGAACACGTCCGACGCCTTCTCCCACGCCCGCACGTCGAGGCAGCGCAGCGTCCCGCGCACCGACCCCGACGACGGGATCGCGTTGTGCGCCGAGCCGGCCTGCACCGCGCCCCAGGTGAGGTTGACCCCCGAGCGCGGGTCGAGCCGACGTCCCAGGATCGCGGGCACCTGCGTGATGACCTGCCCGAGGGCGAACACCAGGTCGCCCGTGAGGTGCGGCCGCGACGTGTGGCCGCCCGGCCCCGTCAGCACCACCTGCACCTCGTCGCTCGCCGACGTGATCGGCCCGATGCGCGTCCCGACGTGCCCGACGTCGACCTTCGGGTCGCAGTGGATCGCGAAGATCTGCGCGACCCCGTCGAGCCCGCCCGCGTTGACGACGTCGAGCGCGCCACCGGGCTGCACCTCCTCGGCCGGCTGGAACACGAGCCGCACGCCCGTCCCGAGCCCGCCCGAGGCCGCGACGTCCGCGAGCGCGAGACCCGCGCCCAGCACCGCCGTCGTGTGCACGTCGTGCCCGCACGCGTGCGCGACCCCGCGGTGCGTCGACGCCCACGGCAGGCCGCACGTGTCGGCCACGGGAAGCCCGTCGAGGTCGGCGCGCAGCGCGATGCGCCGGCGGCCCGACTGTGCGGGCGACGGGCCGATGTCGCACACCAGCCCGGACCCCGGCAGCAGGCGGGGGGACAGCCCGGCGAGGCGCAGGCGCTCGGCGACGACGCGCGTCGTGCGCTCCTCGGTGCGGCCCAGCTCGGGGTGGGCGTGCAGGTCGCGGCGGATCGCGACGAGCTCGTCGCGCATCGACGCCAGGAGCGCCACCAGGTGCGCCACGTCGGCGTCCGTGGAGCGCCGCGGCACGTCGAGGGCGGGCACGAGCGAGGGGGCGGAGGTGGACGCGTCGGGCACGTCCTCGACCTTAGCCCGCCGCGTCAGAGCAGGTCGTCGCGCCCACGACCGCGCCAGCCGTCGACCGCCGCCTTGACCTGCTGCGCGTGTGCGCGCGTCGTCACCAGCAGCGCGTCGGGCGTGTCGACGACCACGGCGTCCGGCACCCCGACGACCGACACCGTGCGCCCCGCGCCGGGCACGACGAGCGCGTCGGGTGCGTCCACCCGGAGCACCAGGGCGTCGTCGCCGAGCGTCGGGCTGCCGAGCAGTCCGCCGAGCGACGCGAAGTCGCCCACGTCGTCCCACGTGAAGTCTCCCGGGACGACCGCGACCCCGCCCGCCGCCGCCACGGGCTCCGCGATCGCGTGGTCGATGGCGATCTTCGTGAGCGTCGGCCACGTCGTCTCGAGCACCGCGTCGCGGTCCGGCCCGTCCCACGCCGCCGCGATCGTGCGCAGTCCCTCGGCGAGCGCGGGGAGCTGCGTCGCGAGGTGGTCGAGCAGCACGCGGGCGCGCACGAGGAACATGCCCGCGTTCCACCGGTACTCCCCCGTCGCCAGGTAGGCCGCGGCCGTCTCCTCGTCGGGCTTCTCCGTGAACCCCTGCGCGTGCAGCACCGACGGCGCACCGTCCAGCCCGAGCGGCGCGCCGGAGCGGACGTAGCCGAACGCCGTCGACGGGCCCGTCGCCCGGATCCCGACCGTCACCACGTACCCCGCGCGCGCCGCGACGACGCCCTCACGGACCGCCCGCTCGAACGCCTCGGTCCCGACGATCACCTGGTCGGCGGCGAACGAGCCGAGCACGACGTCCTCGCCGTGCCGCTCCAGCAGCACCGCCGCCGCGAGCCCGATGGCGGCCATCGAGTCGCGCGGCGACGGCTCGGCGAGCAGCCGCGCGGGGCCTCCCGCAGGGCCGTCGACGAGCGCGGGCACCTGCGCGGCGACGGCGTCCGCGTGCCGGTGGCCGGTGACGACCAGGACGCCGTGCGGACCGGCCAGCGGGACGAGCCGGTCGACCGTCGCCTGCAGCAGCGTCCGCCCGGAGCCGGTCAGGTCGTGCAGGAACTTGGGGTGGCCCGCGCGCGACAGCGGCCACAGCCGGGTCCCGGCGCCGCCGGCGGGGACGACGGCGTGGAAGCCGGGGACGGGTCCGGCCGGGGTCTGCGGGGAGGCGGGCGCGGCGCTGGACGACGGGTCGCTCGACATGCGCCCGAGGGTAGCGGCGGGCCGGTCGCCGGCGGGTGCGGCCCCACTCGTCGTCCCGCGGTGTGGAGTTGCTCACAATCACGGCCCCGGGCGGGACCAAGGGCCCAGCCCGACCCGAGCGGCGCGGACGGGGTCTATACAGTGAGTCCGACAGACACGTGCAGAGTCGCCGACGTCCCTGCCGTGGCTCTACCCCTGACTCGCCAGGAGGCCCCCCAGTGCCCGCAGCGCCTGCCAAAGCGCCGGCTGGAACGCTCTACCGAGGGCGCGAAGGCATGTGGTCGTGGGTCGCGCACCGCGTGACCGGTGTCGCGATCTTCTTCTTCCTGCTCGTGCACGTCCTCGACACCTCGCTCGTGCGGGTCTCCCCCGAGGCCTACAACGAGGTCATCGCCACCTACAAGAACCCGGTCATGGGTCTGGGCGAGGCCGGCCTGGTGGCCGCGATCGTGTTCCACGCGTTCAACGGCATCCGGATCGTGCTCGTCGACTTCTGGTCCAAGGGCACGAAGTACCAGCGCGTGATGCTGTGGGTCGTCCTCGGCCTGTTCGTCGTGACCATGGCCGGGTTCCTGCCCCGCCACCTCATGCACGTGTTCGGAGGTGGTGAGTGATGTCCCTGGTCGCCGACCCCAAGGCACCGCGTCCCCCCAAGGCGGGCCCGGGCCGCCGCACGACGCGCGGCAACACCGAGCTCTACGGCTGGGTCTTCATGCGCGCGTCGGGCGTCCTGCTCGTCGTGCTGATCTTCGGGCACCTGTTCGTCAACCTGGTCGCCGGCGAGGGCGTCACGGCGATCGACTTCGGGTTCGTCGCCGGCAAGTGGGCGTCGCCGTTCTGGCAGGTCTGGGACCTGCTCATGCTCTGGCTCGCGATGATCCACGGCACCAACGGCATGCGCACGATCGTCAACGACTACGCCGAGAAGGACACCACGCGGCTGGTCCTCAAGGGCCTGCTCTACCTCGCGTTCGTCCTGGTGGTCGTGCTCGGCACGCTCGTGATCTTCACGTTCGACCCCTGCCCCACGGGCAGCCCGGCCGACCTCCTCCCCTCGTTCTGCACGGCCTGACGCCCGGCGTCGGCCCCCACTCGCCCGCAGGCCCAGCAGGAAGGCATCGGACCCGATGCAGACCCACCAGTACGACGTCGTCATCGTCGGCGCCGGCGGCGCCGGCATGCGCGCCGCCCTCGAGTCCTCGACGCGCGTCCGCACCGCCGTCATCTCCAAGCTCTACCCGACGCGCTCCCACACGGGCGCCGCGCAGGGCGGCATGTGCGCCGCGCTCGCGAACGTCGAGGAGGACAACTGGGAGTGGCACACGTTCGACACCGTCAAGGGCGGCGACTACCTCGTCGACCAGGACGCCGCCGAGGTCATGGCCAAGGAGGCCATCGACGCGGTGCTCGACCTGGAGAAGATGGGCCTGCCGTTCAACCGGACGCCCGAGGGTCGCATCGACCAGCGCCGGTTCGGCGGGCACACCCGCAACCACGGCGAGGCGGCCGTGCGCCGGTCCTGCTACGCCGCGGACCGCACGGGCCACATGATCCTGCAGACGCTCTACCAGCAGTGCGTGAAGAACGACGTCGAGTTCTTCAACGAGTTCTACGTGCTCGACCTGCTGGTCGACCACGACCTCGCCGCGGGCCACGTGCCGGACGGCGAGCAGGTCAACGTGTCGGGCGTCGTGGCCTACGAGCTCGCGACCGGCGAGATCCACGTGTTCCAGGCCAAGTCCGTGGTCCTCGCGACCGGCGGTGCGGGCAAGATCTTCAAGACGACGTCCAACGCGCACACGCTCACCGGTGACGGCATGGCGCTCGCGTACCGGCGCGGCATCCCGCTCGAGGACATGGAGTTCTTCCAGTTCCACCCGACGGGCCTGGCGGGCCTGGGCATCCTGCTGTCGGAGGCCGCGCGCGGCGAGGGCGGCATCCTGCGCAACGCGCAGGGCGAGCGGTTCATGGAGCGCTACGCGCCCACCATCAAGGACCTGGCACCGCGCGACATCGTCGCCCGGTCCATGGCGAACGAGGTCCGGGAGGGCCGCGGCGCCGGTCCGAACAAGGACTACGTGCTGCTCGACCTCACGCACCTCGAGCCCGCGCACATCGACGCCAAGCTGCCCGACATCACGGAGTTCGCGCGCACCTACCTCGGCGTCGAGCCGTACACCGAGCCGGTCCCCGTCTACCCGACGGCGCACTACGCGATGGGCGGCGTGCCGACGAACATCGAGGGCGAGGTCCTGCGCAACGCGACCGACGTCATCCGCGGCCTGTACGCCGCAGGCGAGGTCGCGTGCGTGTCGGTGCACGGCTCCAACCGGCTCGGCACCAACTCGCTCCTCGACATCAACGTGTTCGGCAAGCGCGCCGGCATCTCCGCCGCCGCCTACGCCGCCACCGCCGCGTGGGTCGAGCTGCCCGAGGACCCCGCCGCGACCGTCGTCGCCGGGCTCGAGGAGATCCGCACCCGGCCCGACGGCGAGCGCGTCGCGGACATCCGTCGTGCGCTGCAGGAGACGATGGACGCCAACGCGCAGGTGTTCCGCACCGAGGAGTCGCTCGAGCAGGCGCTCTCCGACCTCAAGGCGCTCCGCAAGCGGTTCCAGTCGGTGAGCGTCCAGGACAAGAGCCGCACGTTCAACACCGACCTGCTCGAGGCCGTCGAGCTCGGCTTCCTGCTCGACATCGCCGAGACCGTCGTCGTCGGGGCACTCAACCGCAAGGAGTCGCGCGGCGGGCACTTCCGGGAGGACTACCCGGACCGCGACGACAAGGGCTACATGCGGCACACCATGGCGTACCGCCGGCCGCTGCCCGCCGAGGGCCACCGCCTGTGGGGCAAGGACTCCGACGGCGACCACAAGGGCTCGTTCGCGCACACCACGGTGTTCGACGACTACCAGCTCGTGCTCGGGTCCAAGCCCGTCACCGTCACCCGCTACCAGCCGATGGAGCGCAAGTACTGATGACTGCCACGCTCGACGCCACCCCCGAGGTCGGGGCCGTGCCCTCGTTCGAGGTCACGCTCAAGGTCATGCGCTA
This genomic interval carries:
- the sdhC gene encoding succinate dehydrogenase, cytochrome b556 subunit, whose product is MPAAPAKAPAGTLYRGREGMWSWVAHRVTGVAIFFFLLVHVLDTSLVRVSPEAYNEVIATYKNPVMGLGEAGLVAAIVFHAFNGIRIVLVDFWSKGTKYQRVMLWVVLGLFVVTMAGFLPRHLMHVFGGGE
- a CDS encoding mannose-1-phosphate guanylyltransferase encodes the protein MSSDPSSSAAPASPQTPAGPVPGFHAVVPAGGAGTRLWPLSRAGHPKFLHDLTGSGRTLLQATVDRLVPLAGPHGVLVVTGHRHADAVAAQVPALVDGPAGGPARLLAEPSPRDSMAAIGLAAAVLLERHGEDVVLGSFAADQVIVGTEAFERAVREGVVAARAGYVVTVGIRATGPSTAFGYVRSGAPLGLDGAPSVLHAQGFTEKPDEETAAAYLATGEYRWNAGMFLVRARVLLDHLATQLPALAEGLRTIAAAWDGPDRDAVLETTWPTLTKIAIDHAIAEPVAAAGGVAVVPGDFTWDDVGDFASLGGLLGSPTLGDDALVLRVDAPDALVVPGAGRTVSVVGVPDAVVVDTPDALLVTTRAHAQQVKAAVDGWRGRGRDDLL
- a CDS encoding ABC transporter ATP-binding protein, whose amino-acid sequence is MKLELRGITKRFGALVANDHIDLTVEPGEIHCLLGENGAGKSTLMNVLYGLYQADEGEILLDDVPQAFAGPGDAMAAGIGMVHQHFMLIPVFTVAENVMLGHEQTSSGGRLDLEAGRAKVREIAARFGFHVDPDALVEDLPVGVQQRVEIIKALSRDARVLVFDEPTAVLTPQETDELMTIMRQLKESGAAIVFITHKLREVREVADRITVVRRGAVVGEASPTASDAELASLMVGRAVELTVHKDAPKHSESLLEVTDLQVTDSRGAVLVDDVSFQVRGGEVLVVAGVQGNGQTELAEALGGLQPNVTGSIRLDGAELVGRSVRQVLDAGLGFVPEDRNEDGLVGSFSVAENLVLDRTDGPPFVRRGALQLRARDTFAREKVDEFDIRTQGIDTPVGRLSGGNQQKVVLARELSRDLRLLVAAQPTRGVDVGSIEFIHKRIVETRDAGIPVIVVSTELDEAVALGDRIMVMYRGRVVGIVPATTPRDVLGLMMAGIAPQDAADVA
- a CDS encoding BMP family lipoprotein — protein: MKKIIRVAALGGAVALTLAACGSAPEETEETAGTGDAAASDFKACIVSDAGGFDDKSFNQLSYEGTKKAADELGAEFAEVQSDSSADFPGNLQSLVSESCNTIVSVGFALSADTVESATSNPDISYVLVDDAADNDFDGTKDAENIKPLLYDTAQAAFLAGYLAAGYSEAGKVGTFGGQPYPTVTIFMDGFKQGVEHYNAEKGTNVQVVGYQGGDQGSFTGGFEANDSAKEVAAGIIDQGVDVLLPVGGPIYQSAMDAIADSGREIALIGVDADFFETDPSTQDLVLTSILKKMDVSTYEAVLASAEEGFDYEAYVGTLENEGVGLAPLHNFEDKVDPALMEEVDALRQAIIDGEVTVTSYLSE
- a CDS encoding amidohydrolase gives rise to the protein MPDASTSAPSLVPALDVPRRSTDADVAHLVALLASMRDELVAIRRDLHAHPELGRTEERTTRVVAERLRLAGLSPRLLPGSGLVCDIGPSPAQSGRRRIALRADLDGLPVADTCGLPWASTHRGVAHACGHDVHTTAVLGAGLALADVAASGGLGTGVRLVFQPAEEVQPGGALDVVNAGGLDGVAQIFAIHCDPKVDVGHVGTRIGPITSASDEVQVVLTGPGGHTSRPHLTGDLVFALGQVITQVPAILGRRLDPRSGVNLTWGAVQAGSAHNAIPSSGSVRGTLRCLDVRAWEKASDVFHSAVEQVVAPLGLEAEVRHHRGVPPVENEERSTGVLEAAARDVLGPDAVLLTEQSLGGEDFAWYLTKVPGAMARLGTRTPGGRTYDIHQGDLRVDERAVEAGALLLARAAVLAGRA